One Coffea arabica cultivar ET-39 chromosome 5c, Coffea Arabica ET-39 HiFi, whole genome shotgun sequence DNA window includes the following coding sequences:
- the LOC113689484 gene encoding pentatricopeptide repeat-containing protein At1g73710-like encodes MMLLTNTCRCIELSPVGNQENLQNSIQSHIFSPPSKLQNFNSPFSFRVFMGFSFQTKNFSSKKQRWELSSNSRTNQTLYRTVKIPQAQKQNFKENGVLVGFKLQCCSKAATLPTRSVGSTKKRRYGGILPSILRSLESENDVEKVLELHYGKLNAKELTVILKEQGRWEKVLRVFEWMKSQKEYVPNVIHYNVVLRSLGRAKKWDQLRLCWIEMAKKGVLPTNNTYGMLVDVYGKAGLVKEALLWIRHMKLRGLFPDEVTMNTVVRVLKDAGEYDRGDRFYKDWCAGKIELDDLDSMDDVQSKDGLGPVSLKHFLLTELFRTGSRNSLSGDWGSTDGEMSVQKPRLTATYNTLIDLYGKAGRLKDAGDVFADMLSSGVAMDTITFNTMIFICGSHGHLSEAEALLDEMEKKGINPDTKTYNIFLSLYADQGNVDTALQYYRKIREVGLFPDEVTFRAVLQLLCKRNMVQEVEAVIEEMEKSGKHIDEHSLPVVMKMYVDEGLNEMANALFEKGQLTGRLTSRSYAAIMDVYAEKGLWAEAEAVFFSKRDISGQKKEVLEYNVMVKAYGKARLYDKAFSLFKGMKNHGTWPDECTFNSLIQMFAGSDLVDQARDLLADMREAGFKPSCLTFSSVIANYARIGRFSDAISVFQEMSKAGVRPNEVVYGSLINGFAEAGKFEEAVYHFHDMEASGFPANQIILTSMIKAFSKVGCAEGAKRLYEKMKNMEGGPDIVASNSMLNLYAELGMVSEAKLMFDHLKEKGWADGVTFATMMYVYKNMGMLDEAIAVAEEMKASGLLRDCAAFNKVMACYATNGQLVACGQLLHEMGEQKLLPDTGTFKVLFTVMKKGGLPTEAVRQLESSYQEGKPFARQAVITCVFSVVGLHAFALESCQILVKAEIALGSFAYNAAIYAYGASGNTDEALNVFMRMQDKGVEPDVVTLIHLVSCYGKTGMVEGIKRIHSQLKYGDIEPSESLYEAIISAYRNTNRNDLAELVNQEIKFAFDVKPCFDFDTEDVSEESSFSPQASEEEARDAYSNFGHA; translated from the coding sequence atGATGCTCCTGACGAATACTTGCAGATGCATAGAGCTTTCACCAGTGGGAAATCAAGAAAATCTCCAAAACTCAATCCAAAGCCACATCTTTTCCCCACCAAGTAAGcttcaaaacttcaattctccTTTCAGTTTCAGGGTTTTTATGGGGTTTAGCTTCCAAACAAAAAACTTTTCATCCAAAAAGCAAAGATGGGAACTAAGCTCAAATTCGCGAACTAATCAGACCCTTTACAGAACAGTGAAAATCCCACAAGCCCAGAAGCAAAACTTTAAAGAAAATGGGGTTTTAGTAGGGTTTAAGCTGCAGTGCTGTTCAAAGGCTGCAACTTTACCAACAAGAAGTGTAGGTAGTACTAAGAAAAGAAGGTACGGGGGCATTTTGCCTTCAATTTTACGGTCTCTAGAAAGCGAAAATGATGTTGAAAAGGTTCTTGAGCTGCATTATGGGAAGCTTAATGCTAAGGAGTTGACTGTTATTCTCAAAGAGCAAGGTAGGTGGGAGAAGGTTTTGAGGGTGTTTGAGTGGATGAAGTCACAGAAAGAGTATGTCCCTAATGTGATTCATTATAATGTTGTGCTTAGGTCGTTGGGGAGGGCGAAAAAATGGGATCAATTGAGGCTTTGTTGGATTGAAATGGCAAAAAAAGGTGTTTTGCCAACAAATAATACGTATGGGATGCTGGTTGATGTGTATGGGAAAGCAGGTCTCGTGAAAGAGGCACTGCTGTGGATTAGGCATATGAAGTTGAGGGGGCTATTCCCAGATGAGGTGACAATGAATACCGTGGTGAGGGTATTGAAGGATGCAGGGGAATATGATAGAGGGGATAGGTTTTATAAGGATTGGTGTGCTGGGAAAATTGAACTGGATGATCTTGATTCGATGGATGATGTGCAATCCAAGGATGGGTTGGGACCTGTTAGTTTGAAGCATTTTCTATTAACTGAACTTTTCAGGACAGGCAGTAGAAACAGTCTTTCTGGTGATTGGGGTTCAACTGATGGAGAAATGTCTGTTCAAAAACCAAGGCTTACAGCTACTTATAATACTTTGATTGATTTGTATGGAAAGGCAGGGCGGTTGAAAGATGCTGGAGATGTGTTTGCAGACATGTTAAGTTCTGGGGTGGCTATGGATACAATTACTTTTAACACCATGATTTTCATTTGTGGAAGTCATGGTCATTTGTCAGAGGCAGAGGCTTTGCTTGATGAGATGGAAAAGAAGGGAATAAATCCTGATACAAAGACCTACAatattttcttatctttgtaTGCAGATCAGGGAAATGTAGATACTGCTCTTCAGTATTATCGCAAGATAAGGGAGGTTGGTCTTTTTCCCGATGAAGTAACCTTTAGGGCAGTTCTTCAGCTACTATGCAAGAGGAATATGGTTCAAGAGGTAGAGGCTGtcattgaagaaatggagaaatcaGGCAAGCATATTGATGAACACTCTCTTCCTGTTGTTATGAAGATGTATGTCGATGAAGGATTGAATGAAATGGCAAATGCACTGTTTGAGAAGGGACAATTGACTGGTAGACTGACATCAAGGTCATATGCTGCAATTATGGATGTTTATGCTGAAAAGGGACTTTGGGCTGAAGCTGAGGCTGTGTTCTTCAGTAAGAGGGACATATCTGGACAAAAGAAGGAAGTTCTAGAGTACAATGTCATGGTCAAGGCTTATGGTAAGGCAAGGCTGTATGACAAAGCTTTTTCACTTTTCAAGGGAATGAAAAATCATGGGACATGGccagatgaatgtacttttaatTCTCTTATCCAAATGTTTGCTGGGAGTGATCTAGTGGACCAAGCAAGGGACTTACTGGCTGACATGAGAGAAGCAGGATTTAAACCATCCTGTCTGACTTTCTCATCAGTGATTGCAAATTATGCCCGAATTGGGAGATTTTCTGATGCAATTAGTGTCTTCCAAGAGATGTCAAAAGCAGGTGTAAGACCAAATGAAGTTGTTTATGGATCTTTGATAAATGGGTTTGCAGAAGCTGGAAAATTTGAAGAAGCAGTTTACCATTTCCACGATATGGAAGCATCTGGGTTTCCAGCAAACCAAATAATTTTAACCTCCATGATTAAGGCATTTAGTAAAGTTGGATGTGCTGAAGGAGCAAAACGACTGTATGAGAAGATGAAGAACATGGAAGGTGGTCCTGATATAGTGGCATCCAACAGTATGCTTAATCTTTATGCCGAATTAGGAATGGTCTCTGAAGCAAAACTGatgtttgatcatttgaaagaaAAAGGTTGGGCAGATGGAGTCACATTTGCTACCATGATGTATGTTTATAAGAACATGGGCATGCTTGATGAAGCTATTGCTGTTGCTGAGGAGATGAAAGCTTCTGGTTTGTTGAGGGATTGTGCTGCATTTAATAAGGTGATGGCATGTTATGCTACAAATGGCCAGCTAGTTGCCTGCGGCCAGTTGTTGCATGAAATGGGTGAGCAAAAGCTTTTGCCAGACACAGGGACCTTCAAAGTATTATTTACAGTAATGAAGAAGGGAGGTCTTCCAACTGAAGCGGTTAGACAACTTGAGTCATCTTATCAGGAAGGAAAACCTTTTGCAAGGCAAGCTGTGATAACCTGCGTTTTTTCTGTAGTTGGTTTGCATGCTTTTGCACTTGAATCCTGTCAAATCCTTGTGAAAGCAGAGATAGcccttggttcctttgcttatAATGCAGCAATATATGCTTATGGGGCTTCAGGGAACACTGATGAGGCATTGAATGTGTTCATGAGAATGCAAGATAAGGGAGTAGAACCTGACGTTGTCACCCTCATTCATCTTGTAAGTTGTTATGGGAAGACTGGCATGGTTGAAGGCATAAAACGAATTCACAGCCAATTGAAATATGGAGACATTGAGCCCAGTGAATCACTATATGAGGCTATTATAAGTGCATACAGAAACACCAACAGGAATGACCTTGCTGAGCTGGTGAATCAAGAGATTAAATTTGCTTTTGATGTAAAACCATGCTTTGATTTTGACACTGAGGATGTCTCTGAAGAAAGTTCTTTCAGTCCACAAGCGTCAGAAGAGGAAGCCAGAGATGCATATAGTAATTTTGGCCACGCATAA
- the LOC113689485 gene encoding secretory carrier-associated membrane protein 1-like, translated as MAVTLAWIKGEGPTIWFLAIIYFISGVPGAYVLWYRPLYRAMRTDSALKFGWFFLCYAFHIGFCIVAAVAPPLFFKGKSLTGILPAIEVLSSNVLVGIFYFIGFAFFAIESLISIWVIQQVYEYFRGSGKAAEMRKEAARSTVMAAL; from the exons ATGGCAGTTACCTTAGCTTGGATCAAAGGCGAAG GTCCGACAATCTGGTTTCTTGCTATTATATATTTTATCTCCGGCGTTCCAGGAGCCTATGTGTTGTGGTATCGTCCTCTCTATCGTGCAATGAG GACAGATAGTGCACTGAAGTTTGGATGGTTTTTCTTGTGTTACGCG TTCCACATTGGCTTCTGCATTGTTGCTGCTGTTGCGCCTCCACTTTTTTTTAAGGGGAAATCTCTGAC TGGAATCTTGCCTGCTATTGAAGTTTTAAGTTCGAATGTGTTGGTGGGG ATATTTTACTTTATTGGATTTGCCTTTTTCGCAATTGAATCACTGATCAGCATATGGGTCATTCAG CAAGTGTACGAGTATTTCCGAGGAAGTGGCAAAGCTGCGGAGATGAGGAAGGAAGCTGCAAGGTCAACCGTGATGGCAGCATTATGA
- the LOC113689486 gene encoding putative F-box/LRR-repeat protein At3g58880 produces the protein MKEAAATSILSPGWRYLLTSIPVINLVFNDTSDELDPIQRENSHLKFSRYIDFCINLIRQRNTAPIRKFGLTIFPPWLCERFQLQMDSLISALPLCNVQELEIFLFENDAERSNLLGIFTCKTLVVLKMDRQVDLDIPNSVALPDLKVLRLECLSMVGKDSLDMLIRGCPLLEELYLDIVESPTYLSHELAVLEIFRYKTLVSLRLGWQISLFA, from the coding sequence ATGAAAGAAGCCGCAGCCACCTCAATTTTATCTCCTGGATGGCGATACCTTCTCACTTCTATTCCAGTTATTAATCTCGTATTTAATGACACTTCAGACGAATTAGATCCTATTCAACGTGAAAATTCTCATCTGAAGTTCTCTAGATATATTGATTTTTGTATTAACTTGATACGGCAACGTAACACAGCTCCCATAAGAAAATTTGGGCTCACAATCTTCCCACCGTGGCTATGTGAACGGTTTCAGTTGCAAATGGACTCCTTGATATCTGCTTTACCGTTGTGCAATGTTCAAGAActtgagatttttctgtttgaaAATGATGCTGAGCGATCAAATCTATTGGGAATATTTACATGCAAAACACTAGTTGTTCTGAAAATGGATAGACAAGTTGATTTGGATATACCCAATTCGGTTGCTTTACCAGATTTGAAGGTGCTGCGCCTGGAATGTTTGTCAATGGTAGGCAAAGATTCTCTTGATATGCTTATTCGAGGTTGCCCTTTGCTAGAAGAGCTATATTTAGATATTGTGGAATCTCCGACCTATTTGAGTCATGAGTTAGCTGTCTTGGAAATATTTAGATACAAAACACTAGTTTCTTTGAGACTGGGCTGGCAAATTAGTCTGTTTGCTTAG